One genomic region from Cellulomonas hominis encodes:
- a CDS encoding electron transfer flavoprotein subunit beta/FixA family protein — MKIVVCVKHVPDIQSERALGPDGRLVRDGGDGTINELDENAVEAAVVLAEQTRDAGGDAEVVVVTVGPDDAEDAVRRGLQLGADAAVHVLDDDVAGSDVFGTATVLAAVLRRIGDVALVVTGMAGLDGLTSLLPAALADLLDLPQLTLAASVALADGTVTVRRDLDHATEVLSAPLPALVSVTDRANEPRYPNFQGIMAARKKPVETLTLADLGVDPATVGAAGARTEVVEAAPRPPRTDRVLVSDDGEAGRRLAAWLVERELVRTTPATGEVL; from the coding sequence GTGAAGATCGTGGTGTGCGTCAAGCACGTGCCCGACATCCAGTCCGAGCGCGCCCTCGGCCCCGACGGGCGGCTGGTGCGCGACGGCGGGGACGGCACCATCAACGAGCTGGACGAGAACGCCGTCGAGGCGGCGGTCGTCCTGGCCGAGCAGACCCGCGACGCGGGCGGCGACGCGGAGGTCGTCGTCGTGACCGTCGGGCCGGACGACGCGGAGGACGCGGTCCGGCGCGGGCTGCAGCTCGGCGCGGACGCCGCGGTGCACGTCCTGGACGACGACGTGGCGGGCTCCGACGTGTTCGGCACGGCGACCGTGCTGGCCGCCGTGCTGCGCCGGATCGGCGACGTCGCCCTGGTGGTCACCGGGATGGCCGGCCTCGACGGGCTGACGTCGCTGCTGCCGGCGGCGCTCGCGGACCTGCTCGACCTGCCGCAGCTCACGCTCGCCGCGTCCGTGGCGCTCGCGGACGGCACCGTCACGGTGCGCCGCGACCTGGACCACGCGACCGAGGTGCTGAGCGCGCCGCTGCCGGCGCTGGTCTCGGTGACCGACCGCGCCAACGAGCCCCGCTACCCGAACTTCCAGGGCATCATGGCCGCCCGCAAGAAGCCGGTCGAGACGCTGACCCTCGCGGACCTCGGCGTCGACCCGGCGACCGTGGGCGCCGCCGGCGCGCGCACCGAGGTGGTGGAGGCGGCGCCCCGCCCGCCGCGCACCGACCGGGTGCTGGTGAGCGACGACGGCGAGGCCGGGCGCCGGCTGGCCGCCTGGCTGGTCGAGCGCGAGCTCGTCCGGACGACCCCCGCGACGGGAGAGGTGCTGTGA
- the mnmA gene encoding tRNA 2-thiouridine(34) synthase MnmA translates to MRVLAALSGGVDSAVAAARAVDAGHDVVGVHMALSRSRAQLRTGSRGCCSIEDAGDARRAADVLGIPYYVWDLSERFEDTVVADFLAEYEAGRTPNPCVRCNEHIKFDALLDKALALGFDAVCTGHYARASAGADGAPVLRRAAERAKDQSYVLAVMGPGRLARAMFPLGDVESKDDVRAEAAARGLGVSAKPDSYDICFVADGDTRGFLRDRLGSRPGEVVDADGTVLGRHDGAYGFTVGQRKGLQLGRPAADGRPRYVLAIEPVSNRVVVGGAQDLAVGAIDASAAVWFGPAPREWTACTVQVRAHGAAVPARARATGDGGMEIRVDGGLQGVAAGQSAVLYGGPEGDRVLGQATVDRTHRPAGARA, encoded by the coding sequence ATGCGGGTCCTCGCGGCGCTCTCCGGCGGGGTGGACTCCGCCGTCGCGGCGGCCCGGGCGGTCGACGCCGGCCACGACGTCGTCGGCGTGCACATGGCGCTGTCCCGCAGCCGCGCCCAGCTGCGCACCGGCTCGCGCGGGTGCTGCTCGATCGAGGACGCGGGCGACGCCCGGCGGGCCGCGGACGTGCTGGGCATCCCGTACTACGTCTGGGACCTGTCCGAGCGGTTCGAGGACACCGTCGTCGCCGACTTCCTCGCCGAGTACGAGGCCGGGCGGACGCCGAACCCGTGCGTGCGGTGCAACGAGCACATCAAGTTCGACGCGCTCCTCGACAAGGCGCTCGCGCTCGGCTTCGACGCGGTCTGCACGGGGCACTACGCCCGGGCCTCCGCGGGGGCTGACGGGGCGCCGGTGCTGCGGCGGGCCGCCGAGCGGGCGAAGGACCAGTCCTACGTGCTCGCCGTGATGGGCCCCGGACGGCTGGCCCGGGCGATGTTCCCGCTCGGCGACGTGGAGTCCAAGGACGACGTGCGGGCCGAGGCCGCCGCGCGGGGTCTCGGCGTGTCGGCGAAGCCGGACTCCTACGACATCTGCTTCGTCGCGGACGGCGACACCCGCGGGTTCCTGCGCGACCGGCTCGGCTCCCGGCCGGGCGAGGTCGTGGACGCCGACGGGACCGTGCTCGGGCGCCACGACGGCGCGTACGGGTTCACGGTCGGGCAGCGCAAGGGGCTGCAGCTCGGCCGCCCGGCGGCGGACGGCCGGCCGCGGTACGTGCTCGCGATCGAGCCGGTGTCGAACCGCGTGGTCGTCGGCGGGGCGCAGGACCTCGCCGTCGGGGCGATCGACGCCTCGGCCGCGGTGTGGTTCGGCCCGGCGCCCCGGGAGTGGACGGCGTGCACGGTGCAGGTCCGGGCGCACGGCGCGGCCGTCCCGGCCCGCGCGCGGGCGACCGGTGACGGAGGGATGGAGATCCGGGTGGACGGCGGGTTGCAGGGCGTCGCGGCGGGGCAGTCGGCGGTGCTGTACGGCGGGCCGGAGGGCGACCGCGTCCTCGGGCAGGCCACGGTGGACCGCACGCACAGGCCCGCCGGGGCGCGCGCGTGA
- a CDS encoding pilus assembly protein CpaE, which produces MISIDRAELLQAAGLRWSPRSGDQFALRQPALVGEVFTISEMTIEPHAYPTGTVLGFNGTTEWALDSVTQDDAVWLPREDQLRELLGGTFRSLARAFDGSYLVVAELPGQPERSFAADDPADAYADAVLALVSAARV; this is translated from the coding sequence GTGATCTCGATCGACCGGGCGGAGCTGCTCCAGGCCGCGGGGCTGCGGTGGTCGCCGCGCTCAGGCGACCAGTTCGCGCTGCGCCAGCCGGCCCTCGTGGGCGAGGTCTTCACCATCAGCGAGATGACGATCGAGCCGCACGCCTACCCGACCGGGACGGTCCTGGGCTTCAACGGGACCACCGAGTGGGCGCTCGACTCCGTCACGCAGGACGACGCCGTGTGGCTGCCGCGCGAGGACCAGCTGCGCGAGCTCCTGGGCGGGACGTTCCGCAGCCTGGCGCGCGCGTTCGACGGGTCGTACCTGGTCGTCGCGGAGCTGCCCGGGCAGCCGGAGCGGTCGTTCGCGGCGGACGACCCGGCCGACGCGTACGCGGACGCGGTGCTCGCCCTGGTGTCGGCCGCGCGGGTCTGA
- a CDS encoding GNAT family N-acetyltransferase: MSAPVHVRAARPEDLEQAGALTAEAYHADGLLDDADEYAAELRDAARRAREAVLLVATVPVGPDGGEVVLGTVTLAPAGTSYAEVAEPGELELRMLAVAPEARRRGVAERLLTAALREAVARGARAVVLSTLAPMVTARRLYERLGFVAVPGRDWGHEGVALHVLTWTPPPAPGVLVEAATWVPAVTEVVDGWRLGFADGFTRRANSVLPLGAPADLAATLDRVEARYAAAGLPTVFRLCSAAPAGLGDALAARGYAAVADTDVLVRDLAALPPVPAHPGVRVVDADRPDDAWLSGWLDVKSGGTAVDRDAARRVVTGSPARYLTALGPAGSVLGVLRAGLAEDWTGLACLVVAPEARRRGIGRLLTRTALASAAAAGARRAFLQVEVANDGAAHLYAGEGFRPAERYGYRQR; this comes from the coding sequence GTGAGCGCCCCCGTGCACGTCCGCGCCGCGCGCCCGGAGGACCTGGAGCAGGCCGGCGCGCTCACCGCGGAGGCCTACCACGCGGACGGGCTGCTCGACGACGCCGACGAGTACGCCGCCGAGCTCCGGGACGCCGCGCGGCGCGCCCGCGAGGCCGTGCTGCTGGTCGCGACCGTGCCGGTCGGTCCGGACGGCGGCGAGGTCGTCCTCGGCACCGTCACGCTCGCGCCCGCCGGCACGTCGTACGCGGAGGTCGCCGAGCCCGGGGAGCTCGAGCTGCGGATGCTCGCGGTCGCCCCCGAGGCACGCCGGCGCGGCGTCGCCGAGCGCCTGCTGACCGCGGCGCTGCGCGAGGCGGTCGCCCGCGGCGCCCGCGCGGTCGTGCTGTCGACGCTCGCGCCGATGGTGACCGCGCGCCGGCTCTACGAGCGGCTCGGCTTCGTCGCGGTGCCCGGCCGGGACTGGGGCCACGAGGGGGTCGCGCTGCACGTGCTGACCTGGACCCCGCCCCCGGCACCCGGCGTGCTCGTCGAGGCGGCGACCTGGGTCCCGGCGGTGACCGAGGTGGTGGACGGCTGGCGCCTCGGGTTCGCCGACGGGTTCACCCGGCGCGCCAACAGCGTGCTGCCGCTCGGCGCACCCGCGGACCTCGCGGCGACCCTGGACCGGGTCGAGGCCCGGTACGCGGCCGCCGGCCTGCCCACGGTGTTCCGGCTGTGCTCCGCCGCGCCGGCCGGCCTCGGGGACGCGCTCGCCGCGCGGGGGTACGCCGCCGTGGCCGACACCGACGTGCTCGTGCGGGACCTGGCGGCGTTGCCCCCGGTGCCGGCGCACCCGGGCGTGCGCGTGGTCGACGCGGACCGGCCGGACGACGCCTGGTTGTCCGGCTGGCTCGACGTGAAGTCCGGCGGGACGGCCGTGGACCGGGACGCGGCACGGCGGGTGGTCACGGGGTCGCCGGCGCGCTACCTCACGGCCCTCGGCCCCGCCGGGTCGGTGCTCGGCGTGCTGCGCGCCGGCCTCGCGGAGGACTGGACCGGGCTGGCGTGCCTGGTGGTCGCCCCGGAGGCACGCCGCCGGGGGATCGGGCGGCTGCTCACCCGCACGGCGCTGGCGTCGGCGGCGGCGGCGGGCGCCCGGCGGGCGTTCCTGCAGGTGGAGGTCGCGAACGACGGTGCCGCCCACCTGTACGCCGGCGAGGGGTTCCGGCCTGCCGAGCGGTACGGCTACCGGCAGCGCTGA
- the gatC gene encoding Asp-tRNA(Asn)/Glu-tRNA(Gln) amidotransferase subunit GatC, protein MSSLSRDEVARVAGLARIDLTPEELDRLAGELDVIVESVARVSEVATPDVPATSHPLPMTNVFRPDVPEAPLAQADVLAGAPAAEDGKFLVPQILGEE, encoded by the coding sequence ATGTCCTCCCTCTCTCGTGACGAGGTCGCGCGCGTCGCGGGCCTGGCGCGGATCGACCTGACCCCCGAGGAGCTCGACCGCCTCGCCGGCGAGCTCGACGTGATCGTCGAGTCGGTCGCCCGGGTCAGCGAGGTCGCCACGCCCGACGTGCCGGCCACCAGCCACCCGCTGCCGATGACCAACGTGTTCCGCCCCGACGTGCCGGAGGCGCCGCTCGCGCAGGCCGACGTCCTCGCCGGGGCCCCGGCGGCGGAGGACGGCAAGTTCCTCGTCCCGCAGATCCTCGGGGAGGAGTGA
- a CDS encoding cysteine desulfurase family protein, with protein sequence MSAYLDHAATTPVLPEAAAVLAEHLSRTGNPSSLHASGRAARRVVEESRERVAAALGARPSEVLLTGGGTEADNLAIKGLFWARTAQDPARRRVLVSAVEHHAVLDPAFWLAEHAGAEIVLLPVDDEGRVRLDVLRDELAAHAGTTALVSVMWANNEVGTLQPLAEVVSLARARGVPVHADAVQAVGQVPVDFAASGLDALTVTGHKVGGPVGVGALLARRDLPLVPVLHGGGQERGVRSGSLDVPAIAAFAVAVERAVEAREETARRLGGLRDALVAGVRAAVPGAVLRGPADPADRLPANAHFTFPGCEGDSLLYLLDSAGVECSTGSACQAGVPQPSHVLLAMGLDESDARGALRFSLGWPSTDEDVAALLAALPGVVERARAAGLAGRPRAGAL encoded by the coding sequence GTGAGCGCGTATCTGGACCACGCGGCCACGACGCCCGTGCTCCCGGAGGCGGCCGCCGTCCTGGCCGAGCACCTCTCCCGCACCGGCAACCCGTCGTCCCTGCACGCCTCCGGCCGCGCGGCGCGCCGGGTGGTCGAGGAGTCGCGCGAGCGCGTCGCCGCCGCGCTGGGCGCCCGCCCGAGCGAGGTCCTGCTGACCGGCGGCGGCACCGAGGCGGACAACCTCGCGATCAAGGGCCTGTTCTGGGCGCGGACCGCGCAGGACCCCGCCCGCCGCCGGGTGCTGGTGTCGGCGGTCGAGCACCACGCGGTCCTCGACCCGGCGTTCTGGCTCGCCGAGCACGCGGGCGCCGAGATCGTGCTGCTGCCCGTCGACGACGAGGGCCGGGTCCGGCTCGACGTGCTCCGCGACGAGCTCGCGGCCCACGCCGGCACGACGGCCCTGGTCTCCGTCATGTGGGCGAACAACGAGGTCGGCACGCTGCAGCCGCTCGCCGAGGTGGTGTCGCTGGCGCGCGCCCGCGGGGTTCCGGTGCACGCCGACGCGGTGCAGGCGGTCGGCCAGGTGCCGGTGGACTTCGCCGCGTCGGGTCTCGACGCTCTGACGGTCACGGGCCACAAGGTCGGCGGCCCGGTCGGTGTCGGTGCCCTGCTCGCGCGCCGCGACCTCCCGCTGGTCCCCGTGCTGCACGGCGGCGGGCAGGAGCGCGGCGTCCGCTCCGGGTCGCTGGACGTGCCGGCGATCGCCGCGTTCGCCGTGGCCGTCGAGCGGGCGGTCGAGGCGCGGGAGGAGACCGCTCGGCGGCTCGGCGGACTCCGGGACGCGCTGGTCGCCGGCGTCCGCGCGGCGGTGCCCGGCGCGGTGCTCCGCGGCCCGGCGGACCCCGCCGACCGGCTGCCCGCGAACGCGCACTTCACCTTCCCGGGCTGCGAGGGCGACTCGCTGCTGTACCTGCTCGACTCGGCCGGGGTGGAGTGCTCGACCGGCTCCGCCTGCCAGGCCGGCGTCCCGCAGCCCAGCCACGTGCTGCTCGCCATGGGACTCGACGAGTCGGACGCGCGCGGTGCGCTGCGGTTCAGCCTGGGATGGCCCTCGACGGACGAGGACGTGGCGGCGCTGCTCGCCGCCCTGCCCGGGGTCGTCGAGCGGGCGCGCGCCGCCGGGCTGGCCGGGCGCCCGCGGGCAGGCGCGCTCTGA
- a CDS encoding DUF6907 domain-containing protein: MGSTEGRPRWQAEECPPWCVVLHGPHDDEGDRRHVSASLAVPARQLRTGGDAGPPLFGEPDPDDGHGERTATTDLAVCLHRRVGAPTTWVYVGDGAEQALELTVDSWRRLVPALDRVLDLARA; this comes from the coding sequence ATGGGATCGACGGAGGGCCGGCCGAGGTGGCAGGCGGAGGAGTGCCCACCCTGGTGCGTGGTGCTGCACGGGCCCCATGACGACGAGGGGGACCGCCGGCACGTGAGCGCGTCGCTCGCGGTGCCCGCCCGGCAGCTGCGCACGGGCGGCGACGCGGGCCCGCCCCTGTTCGGGGAGCCCGACCCGGACGACGGGCACGGCGAGCGCACGGCGACGACCGACCTCGCCGTCTGCCTGCACCGCCGCGTCGGCGCGCCCACGACCTGGGTGTACGTGGGCGACGGGGCCGAGCAGGCGCTCGAGCTGACCGTCGACTCCTGGCGCCGCCTCGTGCCCGCCCTGGACCGGGTGCTCGACCTGGCGCGGGCATGA
- a CDS encoding phosphotransferase family protein, with protein sequence MSHDATMPPLAFSGQRLDWRDLPRAVRSRIQELAGAQVTAETSATTGFSPGFAAVLELADGRGVFVKAVSPEQNPESPQLARAEVRAAAALPPQVPAPALLWSDDDGDWVLLGFEVAAGRPPLLPWRPDELAVVLRALDTLAEAEPLPGHELRPTAELLTGDFTGWTRIAALPADELDRLVAAAGEVGPWLLAHLDLLVAWERDALAACAGTALVHGDLRADNVLIDHDHDGGRVALIDWPHASVGAPWLDLAFMLPSVAMQGGGAPQDLFWSRPASRGVDPERLRAAVAGLSGYFAHSALQPAPVGIPNLRRFQAAQARHAVEWLRTLV encoded by the coding sequence GTGAGTCACGACGCGACGATGCCTCCCCTGGCCTTCAGCGGCCAACGCCTGGACTGGCGCGACCTCCCCCGGGCGGTCCGCAGCCGCATCCAGGAGCTCGCCGGGGCGCAGGTCACGGCCGAGACGAGCGCGACCACCGGGTTCAGCCCGGGGTTCGCGGCGGTGCTCGAGCTCGCCGACGGCCGCGGCGTGTTCGTCAAGGCCGTCTCCCCCGAGCAGAACCCCGAGTCCCCGCAGCTCGCGCGGGCCGAGGTGCGCGCGGCCGCCGCGCTGCCCCCGCAGGTGCCGGCGCCCGCGCTGCTGTGGTCCGACGACGACGGGGACTGGGTGCTGCTCGGCTTCGAGGTCGCCGCCGGCCGGCCGCCGCTGCTGCCCTGGCGGCCCGACGAGCTGGCGGTCGTGCTGCGCGCCCTCGACACGCTCGCCGAGGCCGAGCCGCTGCCCGGCCACGAGCTGCGTCCGACCGCCGAGCTCCTCACCGGCGACTTCACCGGCTGGACCCGGATCGCCGCGCTGCCCGCCGACGAGCTGGACCGGCTGGTCGCCGCGGCCGGAGAGGTCGGCCCCTGGCTGCTCGCGCACCTGGACCTGCTGGTGGCCTGGGAGCGCGACGCGCTGGCGGCGTGCGCGGGCACCGCGCTCGTGCACGGGGACCTCCGCGCCGACAACGTGCTCATCGACCACGACCACGACGGCGGCCGGGTCGCCCTGATCGACTGGCCGCACGCCAGCGTCGGCGCGCCGTGGCTGGACCTGGCGTTCATGCTGCCGAGCGTCGCGATGCAGGGCGGCGGGGCGCCGCAGGACCTGTTCTGGTCCCGGCCGGCCTCGCGCGGCGTGGACCCGGAGCGGCTGCGCGCCGCCGTCGCGGGGCTGTCCGGCTACTTCGCGCACTCCGCGCTGCAGCCGGCACCGGTCGGGATCCCCAACCTGCGCCGGTTCCAGGCCGCGCAGGCGCGGCACGCCGTGGAGTGGCTCCGCACGCTGGTGTGA
- a CDS encoding helix-turn-helix domain-containing protein — translation MPAASVGRVDGELQAVVGRNIRRIRDGRGLSQEELADELGVHRTFMGGVERGERNLTLRSVERLAGGLGVEPRLLLIDPAPARD, via the coding sequence GTGCCGGCCGCCAGCGTCGGGCGGGTGGACGGCGAGCTGCAGGCAGTGGTGGGGCGGAACATCCGGCGGATCCGGGACGGACGGGGTCTCAGCCAGGAGGAGCTCGCCGACGAGCTCGGGGTGCACCGCACCTTCATGGGCGGGGTGGAACGGGGCGAGCGGAACCTCACCCTCCGGTCGGTCGAGCGGCTCGCGGGCGGCCTCGGCGTCGAGCCTCGGCTGCTTCTGATCGACCCGGCACCCGCCCGCGACTGA
- a CDS encoding helix-turn-helix domain-containing protein: MEGDLQRTVGERVRTIRTERGLSQEALAHALGVHRTYLGGVERGERNLTLRSVERLADRLAVDAHVLLGTEPR, translated from the coding sequence GTGGAAGGTGATCTGCAGCGGACTGTCGGAGAGCGCGTCCGGACGATCCGGACCGAGCGGGGGCTGAGCCAGGAGGCCCTGGCGCACGCGCTCGGCGTGCACCGGACCTACCTCGGGGGCGTCGAGCGCGGTGAGCGCAACCTCACGCTGCGCTCCGTGGAGCGCCTCGCCGACCGCCTGGCTGTGGACGCGCACGTGCTCCTGGGGACCGAGCCCCGGTGA
- a CDS encoding electron transfer flavoprotein subunit alpha/FixB family protein translates to MNATVLVLLDHAETGALRGNVLELATAARDLAGDGGAVHGVWVGDEPLDPALPVLGRHGVSVVHAVTTGDADPRLTPVLAEALTAVVGDTGAAVVLALSTFENKEAAARLALATGAGVVTDAAAVERDADGRVVATKTVLAGTWTTRCAVRTDLAVVLVKAGAVVSRHVDAEAPLAPEVQACEVAVSERATRVRVVERTPQAPSDRPDLGSADVVVVGGRGTEGDFGPLEALADEIGGAVGATRVATDEGWIGHEAQIGQTGVTVSPRLYVGAGVSGAVHHRGGMQASGTIVAVNSDPEAPIFEIADYGVVGDLFAVLPQLTEELRRLRNG, encoded by the coding sequence GTGAACGCGACCGTCCTGGTCCTGCTGGACCACGCCGAGACGGGGGCGCTGCGCGGCAACGTCCTGGAGCTGGCGACCGCCGCCCGCGACCTGGCCGGCGACGGCGGCGCGGTGCACGGCGTCTGGGTGGGCGACGAGCCGCTGGACCCGGCGCTGCCGGTGCTCGGGCGGCACGGCGTGTCCGTCGTGCACGCGGTGACCACGGGCGACGCGGACCCGCGGCTGACCCCGGTGCTCGCGGAGGCGCTGACCGCGGTGGTGGGCGACACCGGCGCCGCGGTGGTCCTCGCGCTGTCGACGTTCGAGAACAAGGAGGCCGCGGCCCGGCTCGCGCTCGCGACGGGCGCGGGTGTCGTCACCGACGCGGCCGCGGTCGAGCGGGACGCCGACGGGCGCGTCGTGGCGACCAAGACCGTGCTCGCGGGGACGTGGACCACGCGGTGCGCCGTGCGGACCGACCTCGCGGTCGTGCTGGTCAAGGCCGGCGCCGTGGTGTCGCGGCACGTCGACGCCGAGGCGCCGCTCGCCCCCGAGGTCCAGGCCTGCGAGGTCGCGGTCTCCGAGCGGGCCACCCGCGTGCGGGTCGTCGAGCGCACCCCTCAGGCGCCGTCGGACCGGCCCGACCTGGGTTCCGCGGACGTCGTGGTCGTCGGCGGGCGCGGCACCGAGGGCGACTTCGGGCCGCTCGAGGCGCTCGCGGACGAGATCGGCGGCGCGGTCGGGGCGACCCGCGTGGCGACCGACGAGGGCTGGATCGGCCACGAGGCGCAGATCGGGCAGACCGGGGTGACCGTGTCGCCGCGGCTGTACGTCGGCGCCGGCGTGTCCGGGGCGGTGCACCACCGCGGCGGCATGCAGGCGTCCGGGACGATCGTCGCGGTGAACTCCGACCCGGAGGCGCCGATCTTCGAGATCGCCGACTACGGCGTGGTGGGTGACCTGTTCGCGGTGCTGCCGCAGCTCACGGAGGAGCTCCGCCGGCTGCGGAACGGCTGA
- the ligA gene encoding NAD-dependent DNA ligase LigA, which translates to MTGARVRVGGGGHDVPVDATRAETTTPDDAGLDEAAARRLWAELADRVGELQFAYYVRDEPLASDAEYDVTLRRLEALEDAYPEYGLRTPDSPTQRVGGTFSTEFRAVDHVERMLSLDNAFSAEDVAAWAERVHRDLELPADAGVEYLTELKIDGLAIALLYERSGDGPARLVRAATRGDGRTGEDVTLNVRTIASIPDVLGGDPATHPEQIEVRGEVFLPVEAFERLNTAQVEAGKAPFANPRNAAAGSLRQKDPRVTAGRPLQMYAHGIGALRRGEGGGAALERQSQVYDLLAGWGVPVSPHSRVVTGLADVRARIAEVGEHRHGYEHEIDGVVIKVDDLALQRRLGATSRAPRWAIAYKYPPEEVNTRLLAIEVNVGRTGRVTPYAVMEPVRVSGSTVAMATLHNKDVVAAKGVRPGDMVVLRKAGDVIPEIVGPVTALADDGYPRTDWTMPTECPECGSTLRPMREGDVDLRCPNARTCPAQVRGRVEHIGSRGALDIEALGEVTAAALTQPEIPEVPPVVNEADLFELVGWAADAPEEERARVRARSFARLQQVQVVVRDPETGEPRVDEDGTVRRRTPFRRRVTHSVKARRDAEAAGQPLPEYEDVPSEQARKLLDELDAAKTKPFWRVLVALSIRNVGPTAARAIAQRFGSMDALRAALADAEGARAVLAGVDGVGPTIADSVLDWFAEDWHADIVDRWRAAGVVMADEADESVPRTLEGLTVVVTGSLAGFSRDGAKEAVLSRGGKASGSVSKKTDYVVVGENAGSKETKARELGLRILDEAGFVALLAQGPAGVGDGGEADEDQGVGGEGDGGAADAS; encoded by the coding sequence ATGACCGGCGCCCGGGTGCGTGTCGGCGGCGGAGGGCATGATGTGCCGGTGGACGCGACACGAGCCGAGACGACGACGCCCGACGACGCCGGGCTGGACGAGGCGGCGGCGCGCCGGCTCTGGGCCGAGCTCGCCGACCGGGTGGGCGAGCTGCAGTTCGCCTACTACGTCCGCGACGAGCCGCTGGCGAGCGACGCGGAGTACGACGTCACGCTCCGCCGCCTGGAGGCCCTCGAGGACGCGTACCCGGAGTACGGGCTGCGCACGCCGGACTCGCCGACGCAGCGGGTGGGCGGGACCTTCTCCACGGAGTTCCGGGCCGTCGACCACGTCGAGCGGATGCTCTCGCTGGACAACGCCTTCTCCGCGGAGGACGTCGCGGCGTGGGCGGAGCGGGTCCACCGCGACCTGGAGCTGCCCGCCGACGCCGGGGTCGAGTACCTGACGGAGCTCAAGATCGACGGCCTCGCGATCGCGCTGCTCTACGAGCGGTCGGGGGACGGCCCCGCCCGGCTGGTGCGCGCCGCGACGCGCGGGGACGGACGCACGGGCGAGGACGTGACGCTCAACGTCCGCACGATCGCGAGCATCCCCGACGTGCTCGGGGGGGACCCGGCCACGCACCCCGAGCAGATCGAGGTGCGCGGCGAGGTGTTCCTGCCGGTCGAGGCGTTCGAGCGGCTGAACACGGCCCAGGTCGAGGCCGGGAAGGCGCCGTTCGCGAACCCCCGGAACGCCGCGGCGGGCTCCCTGCGGCAGAAGGACCCCCGGGTCACCGCCGGTCGGCCGCTGCAGATGTACGCGCACGGCATCGGCGCGCTGCGCCGGGGCGAGGGCGGCGGGGCCGCCCTGGAGCGCCAGTCCCAGGTGTACGACCTGCTCGCCGGGTGGGGGGTGCCCGTGTCGCCGCACAGCCGCGTCGTGACCGGGCTCGCCGACGTGCGCGCCCGGATCGCGGAGGTCGGCGAGCACCGGCACGGCTACGAGCACGAGATCGACGGCGTGGTGATCAAGGTCGACGACCTGGCGCTGCAGCGCCGGCTGGGCGCCACCAGCCGGGCGCCGCGGTGGGCGATCGCGTACAAGTACCCGCCGGAGGAGGTGAACACCCGGCTGCTCGCCATCGAGGTGAACGTCGGACGCACCGGCCGGGTCACCCCGTACGCGGTCATGGAGCCGGTCCGGGTCTCGGGGTCGACGGTCGCGATGGCCACGCTGCACAACAAGGACGTCGTGGCCGCCAAGGGCGTGCGCCCCGGCGACATGGTGGTGCTGCGCAAGGCGGGCGACGTCATCCCGGAGATCGTCGGGCCGGTGACGGCGCTCGCGGACGACGGGTACCCCCGGACCGACTGGACGATGCCGACCGAGTGCCCGGAGTGCGGCTCGACCCTGCGCCCCATGCGGGAGGGCGACGTCGACCTGCGCTGCCCGAACGCCCGCACGTGCCCGGCGCAGGTCCGGGGCCGCGTCGAGCACATCGGCTCCCGCGGGGCGCTCGACATCGAGGCGCTGGGCGAGGTCACGGCCGCCGCGCTGACGCAGCCGGAGATCCCCGAGGTCCCACCGGTGGTCAACGAGGCCGACCTGTTCGAGCTGGTCGGCTGGGCGGCGGACGCCCCCGAGGAGGAGAGGGCGCGGGTGCGGGCGCGCAGCTTCGCCCGGCTGCAGCAGGTGCAGGTCGTGGTCCGGGACCCCGAGACGGGCGAGCCGCGCGTCGACGAGGACGGCACCGTGCGCCGCCGGACGCCGTTCCGCCGCCGGGTGACCCACAGCGTGAAGGCGCGCCGCGACGCCGAGGCCGCCGGGCAGCCGCTGCCCGAGTACGAGGACGTCCCCTCGGAGCAGGCCAGGAAGCTGCTCGACGAGCTCGACGCCGCCAAGACCAAGCCGTTCTGGCGCGTGCTCGTGGCGCTGAGCATCCGCAACGTCGGCCCCACGGCCGCGCGCGCGATCGCCCAGCGGTTCGGGTCCATGGACGCGCTGCGCGCTGCGCTCGCGGACGCCGAGGGCGCGCGGGCCGTGCTGGCGGGCGTGGACGGCGTCGGTCCGACCATCGCCGACTCGGTGCTCGACTGGTTCGCCGAGGACTGGCACGCCGACATCGTCGACCGGTGGCGGGCGGCGGGCGTGGTCATGGCGGACGAGGCCGACGAGTCGGTGCCCCGCACGCTCGAGGGCCTGACGGTCGTCGTCACCGGGAGCCTCGCGGGGTTCAGCCGGGACGGGGCCAAGGAGGCGGTGCTGTCGCGCGGCGGCAAGGCCTCCGGGTCGGTGTCCAAGAAGACCGACTACGTGGTCGTCGGCGAGAACGCCGGCTCGAAGGAGACCAAGGCGCGGGAGCTGGGCCTGCGGATCCTGGACGAGGCCGGCTTCGTCGCGCTCCTCGCCCAGGGGCCCGCCGGCGTGGGCGACGGCGGCGAGGCCGACGAGGACCAGGGCGTCGGCGGGGAGGGCGACGGCGGGGCGGCGGACGCCTCGTGA